One window from the genome of Nicotiana sylvestris chromosome 9, ASM39365v2, whole genome shotgun sequence encodes:
- the LOC104221850 gene encoding uncharacterized protein yields MVSWEFLEEALRGYGLLDKFIHWIMVCVSTTMFTVNVNGEGHGYFAEKRGLRFHPMCKEIKMTHLIFADDLMILYKGNTRSENRVMEALDHFSKVSGLIANMEKSSIFVSRVENGIKDQLLERIVFTSGTFPIRYLELPLSPRKWNNMDCQMLIGNITHRINVTYIL; encoded by the exons ATGGTGAGCTGGGAGTTTTTGGAGGAAGCTTTAAGAGGGTATGGATTGCTTGATAAGTTCATACATTGGATCATGGTATGTGTTTCTACTACTATGTTTACAGTAAACGTTAATGGTGAGGGACATGGTTACTTTGCTGAAAAGAGAGGTTTGAG GTTCCATCCAATGTGCAAAGAGATTAagatgacacatctcatatttgcTGATGATTTGATGATATTATACAAGGGTAATACTAGATCAGAAAATAGAGTAATGGAAGCCCTTGATCACTTCAGTAAAGTATCTGGTTTGATTGCCAATATGGAAAAATCTAGCATCTTTGTATCTAGGGTTGAAAATGGTATCAAGGATCAATTGCTGGAAAGAATAGTTTTTACTTCTGGAACATTTCCTATCAGATACTTAGAACTGCCTTTATCTCCAAGGAAATGGAACAATATGGATTGCCAAATGTTGATTGGGAATATCACTCATAGAATCAATGTTACTTACATACTCTAA
- the LOC104221849 gene encoding uncharacterized protein has product MKNRQELLKPPSPKRTVNVISGGEEINGVTYTVVKKVSKITVTHGKKVCQVLEEDSITFDDADADGMLALHNDALVISLLVYDTNVKQFLIDPGSSVNIILLRVVNEMQANDKLVPKAWTLSSFNNSSIVTKREIILTTLTEGVVKDTKFQVIEMHMAYNMILGRPWIHKMDIVLSTLHQVIKFPSQWGIRPIHGDQQDSRSINSVADSSTKSDEKIAFTEFS; this is encoded by the coding sequence atgaagaataggcaAGAACTACTGAAACCTCCATCACCAAAAAGAACGGTTAATGTCATAAGTGGAGGGGAAGAGATCAATGGCGTAACGTACACGGTAGTAAAGAAGGTGTCAAAAATCACAGTCACCCACGGGAAGAAAGTTTGTCAAGTTTTAGAAGAAGATAGTAtaacatttgatgatgcagatgcagatggcatGCTGGCCCtacacaatgatgcactggtaatatctttacttgtatatgatactaaCGTAAAGCAatttttgattgatccaggtagttctgtAAATATCATTCTATTAAGAGTTGTAAACGAGATGCAAGCCAATGATAAATTGGTACCCAAAGCATGGACCTTGTCTAGTTTTAACAACTCGAGCATTGTAACAAAAAGGGAGATAATACTCACCACATTAACAGAAGGAGTAGTCAAAGATAccaaatttcaagtgatagaaaTGCACATGGCATATAATATGATTCTCGGCAGACCGTGGATTCACAAAATGGATATTGTTCTGTCTACCCTACACCAAGTTATCAAGTTTCCTTCACAATGGGGCATACGACCAATCCATGGTGATCAACAGGATTCTCGAAGCATTAACTCAGTGGCAGACTCAAGCACGAAAAGCGACGAAAAAATAGCATTTACAGAATTCAGTTGA